In Acidobacteriota bacterium, a single window of DNA contains:
- a CDS encoding phosphatase PAP2 family protein, whose amino-acid sequence MTSPGAALHIERLQRGGWLFSGLLIVFFATAGVLPACAQTGRSSQQAQELSDAAQTSRQVSWKLLGSNVLHDQKRIWLFPKSLAQGNHWLPTLGMVGATVGLIALDPHDTPYFRRTQAFDTFNNVMSSRNTILGMAVVPASVYAMGLARHDSYMQKTVQLSAESALDSEILGLVIRDVTRRVPPKDIARDGDFSDSFFQRHKGPFYVGNGGFPSGHTLAAFSIATIFAERYRRHRWVPWAAYGLATLVGFSRITGQDHFPSDVFVGAALGFTIGHFVVPYR is encoded by the coding sequence TTTTCTTCGCCACTGCCGGGGTACTCCCTGCCTGTGCCCAAACGGGGCGGAGTTCACAGCAAGCGCAGGAATTGAGCGATGCCGCCCAGACTTCACGCCAAGTTTCCTGGAAGCTCCTGGGTAGCAACGTCCTGCACGACCAGAAGCGCATCTGGCTGTTTCCAAAGTCACTGGCGCAGGGAAACCACTGGTTGCCGACGCTTGGTATGGTTGGCGCGACAGTGGGGCTGATTGCGCTGGATCCTCATGACACCCCTTACTTCCGCCGCACTCAAGCTTTCGACACATTCAACAACGTAATGAGCAGCCGCAACACGATTCTGGGAATGGCAGTGGTCCCTGCGTCGGTTTACGCGATGGGTCTTGCCCGTCACGATTCTTACATGCAGAAAACCGTGCAATTGTCGGCAGAATCTGCCTTGGATTCGGAAATTCTGGGCCTGGTTATCAGGGATGTGACGCGACGCGTGCCGCCAAAAGACATTGCACGCGATGGTGATTTTTCCGACTCATTCTTCCAGAGGCATAAAGGCCCGTTCTACGTGGGCAACGGCGGGTTCCCGTCCGGCCACACATTGGCGGCCTTTTCCATTGCGACGATATTTGCGGAGAGATACCGGCGCCACCGCTGGGTGCCATGGGCGGCATATGGGCTGGCAACTTTGGTTGGTTTTTCGCGAATCACCGGCCAGGACCATTTCCCCTCAGATGTTTTTGTGGGCGCAGCTCTGGGCTTTACCATCGGCCATTTTGTTGTGCCTTACCGGTGA
- a CDS encoding HAD family phosphatase — protein sequence MQNQVELPAAVIFDMDGVLVDSNPYHLAKWVDFLNHHKIAYREEDLPELILGKRNDTAFRYFLGPNLTPEESKRMSEELEETFRRVFKPYAKPLPGLDRLIKECHAAGVPMAVASSAVRTNIEFVVDALGYRPYFSTMVSGDDVRHAKPDPEIYLKAAGQLGIDPTDAVGFEDSYVGIGAVKNAGMKCVAVASTFPFEKLVPLADLVIPTFEDINLEKLHTLFVAEGESSSVAR from the coding sequence ATGCAAAATCAAGTAGAACTACCTGCCGCAGTCATTTTTGACATGGATGGAGTGTTGGTAGACAGCAATCCCTATCATCTGGCGAAGTGGGTTGATTTCCTGAACCACCACAAGATTGCCTATCGAGAAGAGGACCTGCCGGAACTCATCCTTGGCAAGCGGAATGACACCGCCTTCCGGTATTTTCTGGGTCCGAACCTGACGCCCGAGGAGAGCAAACGGATGAGCGAAGAACTTGAAGAAACCTTTCGTAGAGTCTTCAAGCCGTACGCCAAGCCCTTGCCGGGGCTCGATCGGTTGATCAAGGAATGCCACGCGGCAGGCGTTCCCATGGCCGTGGCCTCGTCGGCCGTGAGGACGAATATCGAATTCGTGGTAGACGCGCTCGGCTACCGTCCATACTTCAGCACGATGGTGAGCGGCGACGACGTGAGGCACGCCAAGCCCGATCCGGAGATTTATCTGAAGGCGGCGGGGCAATTGGGCATTGACCCGACCGACGCAGTGGGGTTTGAAGATTCCTACGTGGGGATCGGGGCCGTAAAGAATGCGGGAATGAAATGCGTGGCCGTCGCTTCCACCTTCCCCTTTGAGAAACTGGTGCCGCTGGCCGACCTCGTCATTCCCACCTTCGAAGACATAAACCTGGAAAAACTCCACACGCTCTTTGTGGCCGAGGGCGAGTCATCAAGCGTGGCACGCTGA
- a CDS encoding VOC family protein, which translates to MSSNVKPIPEGYNSVTPYLIVKGAAKAIEFYKQAFGATETLRMPQPDGRIVHAELKIGDSTIMLADEFPERNIRGPESLGGTPVMIHLYIDGVDAVAKRAVALGAKEIRPVQNQFYGDRSGIFADPFGHQWNISTHVEDLSPEEISNRAAAAGH; encoded by the coding sequence ATGAGCAGCAATGTGAAACCCATCCCTGAGGGCTACAACTCGGTGACGCCGTATCTGATCGTCAAAGGTGCAGCGAAGGCTATCGAGTTTTACAAACAGGCGTTTGGAGCAACCGAAACCCTGCGCATGCCGCAACCTGATGGAAGGATTGTTCATGCAGAATTAAAGATCGGCGATTCGACCATCATGCTGGCTGACGAATTTCCGGAAAGGAATATCCGCGGGCCGGAATCGCTGGGTGGTACACCGGTAATGATTCACCTTTACATCGATGGCGTAGACGCGGTGGCGAAACGCGCAGTCGCCCTGGGAGCAAAAGAGATACGGCCCGTCCAGAACCAGTTTTACGGCGATCGTTCCGGCATATTTGCCGATCCCTTCGGCCACCAGTGGAACATCTCAACACACGTTGAAGATCTGTCCCCTGAGGAAATAAGCAACCGCGCCGCGGCCGCAGGACATTGA
- the polX gene encoding DNA polymerase/3'-5' exonuclease PolX, producing the protein MENREIAVVFEEISNLMKILQEDPKWSFKAAAYDRARRSLEDFPERAEDLARDPSRKLTEIPGVGEDLAGKIKELVETGKCQYHQDLLKKVPRSLLHLLELQGVGPQKVRLFHKELGVNTVEDLESAVKAGRLHGLPGMSAKTEENILKALKTFQRSAGRFRLDTAYETAEELVEYLKTRKEVEEVTPAGSLRRGRETVGDLDLLVIGTNHAKIADHFSQYPGVDQILGKGEDKVSVKLKNGMQVDVRMLEREQYGAALMYFTGSKEHNITLRERARKEGWKLSEYGLFEGDKILASRTEEEVYKKLGLQWIPPELRENQGEIEAAEKGKLPKLVELKDIKGDLQMHTTASDGKTSVEVMAEAARKLGYEYILITDHSKAVTIANGLDEKRAVENIQRIKAARKKVKGIEIWAGAEVDIMGDGKLDYQDDLLKQFDIVLASVHSRMNMPADEMTQRLLTALENPYVRILGHPTGRQILRRDPFQFDVEKVFAAAKKHGVILELNGNPERMDLSDRHVKLAKERGMKVIISTDAHHPDHFLLMRYGVMTARRGWLEKQDVLNTLPAKKFLTSLRKLPT; encoded by the coding sequence ATGGAAAACCGCGAGATTGCTGTTGTTTTTGAAGAAATCTCCAACCTGATGAAGATCCTTCAGGAAGACCCCAAATGGTCCTTCAAGGCCGCGGCCTACGACCGCGCTCGGCGTTCGCTTGAAGATTTCCCAGAGCGCGCTGAGGACCTTGCCCGCGATCCTTCGCGTAAACTCACCGAAATCCCAGGGGTCGGAGAAGACCTGGCCGGTAAAATCAAAGAACTGGTGGAAACGGGCAAATGCCAGTACCACCAGGACCTGCTGAAGAAGGTTCCGCGAAGCCTGTTGCACCTTCTTGAACTGCAGGGAGTGGGCCCGCAGAAAGTCCGCCTGTTCCACAAAGAACTGGGTGTCAATACCGTTGAAGACCTTGAAAGTGCCGTGAAGGCCGGACGTCTGCATGGGCTGCCCGGGATGAGTGCCAAGACCGAAGAAAATATTCTGAAAGCGCTCAAGACCTTCCAGCGTTCTGCTGGAAGGTTCCGGCTGGACACCGCCTATGAGACGGCTGAGGAGTTGGTCGAATACCTGAAAACGCGAAAAGAAGTGGAAGAGGTTACACCCGCAGGCTCGCTGCGGCGCGGGCGGGAAACAGTAGGCGACCTTGATCTGTTGGTCATTGGAACCAATCACGCAAAGATTGCCGACCACTTTTCCCAGTATCCCGGCGTCGATCAAATTCTGGGTAAGGGGGAAGACAAAGTCAGCGTCAAACTGAAGAATGGTATGCAGGTCGACGTCCGGATGTTGGAACGCGAACAATATGGCGCGGCGCTGATGTACTTTACCGGCTCGAAGGAGCACAATATCACGCTTCGCGAGCGGGCTAGAAAGGAAGGCTGGAAGCTAAGCGAATATGGACTGTTTGAAGGTGACAAAATCCTGGCAAGCCGGACCGAAGAGGAGGTCTACAAGAAACTTGGTTTGCAGTGGATCCCGCCGGAGTTGCGTGAAAATCAGGGAGAAATTGAAGCGGCCGAAAAAGGCAAGCTGCCGAAACTGGTAGAGTTGAAGGACATCAAAGGGGACCTTCAGATGCACACCACAGCCTCTGACGGCAAAACCAGCGTCGAAGTAATGGCCGAAGCCGCCAGGAAGCTTGGCTACGAGTACATCCTGATTACCGACCACTCAAAAGCCGTGACCATCGCGAACGGCCTGGATGAGAAGCGTGCCGTTGAAAACATCCAGCGGATAAAGGCCGCCCGCAAGAAGGTGAAAGGAATTGAAATCTGGGCAGGTGCTGAGGTGGACATCATGGGCGACGGCAAGCTCGATTACCAGGATGATTTGCTTAAGCAGTTTGACATCGTGCTGGCCAGCGTCCATTCGCGCATGAACATGCCCGCCGATGAAATGACCCAGCGGCTTCTGACAGCCCTTGAAAATCCTTACGTGCGAATCCTGGGCCACCCGACCGGCCGGCAGATCCTGCGGCGTGATCCGTTTCAATTTGATGTGGAAAAGGTTTTTGCCGCCGCAAAGAAGCATGGGGTCATCCTGGAATTGAACGGTAACCCCGAACGGATGGATCTTTCAGACCGGCACGTCAAGCTGGCCAAAGAGCGTGGAATGAAGGTCATCATCTCCACGGATGCTCACCACCCTGACCACTTCCTGTTGATGCGCTACGGCGTGATGACGGCGCGGCGCGGCTGGTTGGAAAAGCAGGATGTTCTCAACACGCTGCCGGCTAAAAAGTTCCTGACATCCCTGCGCAAGCTTCCGACGTGA
- a CDS encoding HAMP domain-containing protein, which yields MLPVLIGGCFLVGLVSVRICKRNTMTFRRLGLQGKIVLIIAVAVVSVVAVSTYIAMLLTRQLVEEDTYRKALAQARSIAQQLVDEHTLENPSNLMRALRQLEHEFPSITQADVFTHVPRHKLVVTTDPKGQVLELDNIRDIENYDDYQRAEPDQVTIDTPDGNYWIMGTTIRHDDQPIACLNLKVSKLHLSVITERLVLRNLLVTLAGLAFLILVIHIFFLRSIRKPVKEMIRVIDSAEGKSLQARARVRSQDEIGQLAERLNRMLARIESFSAELGQKVQDATAELASRNEDLRRINEELFETQKTLARSERLAIAGQLAAGLAHEIGTPLNSISGHVQLLARQGVGSAAGARRLEIIERQIDSIVRSVKQLLSWTRQFDLRLEKVDVAQLLEDSLTLSSPGLQHRHIHVVMNWARHCPPVYADPGYLQQVFLNLINNSMDAMPAGGTLTTRTRFSASDQEKTVAIEVEDTGVGITHETLQRIFEPMFTTKRLGTGAGLGLAISDQIIRQHRGSIRADSEPGRGTRFTIVLPVDCRELVEVKAGPQRGSKVESPV from the coding sequence ATGTTACCAGTTCTTATCGGCGGATGTTTCCTTGTGGGGCTGGTCAGTGTTAGAATCTGCAAGCGTAATACCATGACGTTTCGTCGGCTTGGGCTTCAGGGCAAGATCGTCCTCATCATTGCGGTGGCGGTTGTCTCCGTCGTTGCCGTTTCAACTTATATCGCCATGCTCCTCACCCGCCAGTTGGTGGAGGAAGATACTTATCGCAAAGCATTGGCGCAGGCCCGCTCGATTGCACAACAATTGGTGGATGAACACACTCTTGAAAATCCTTCCAACCTGATGCGCGCTCTTCGGCAGTTAGAGCATGAATTTCCCAGCATCACTCAGGCCGATGTTTTCACGCACGTGCCCCGGCACAAGCTGGTTGTAACGACTGATCCGAAGGGGCAAGTCCTGGAACTTGATAACATCCGTGATATTGAAAACTACGACGACTACCAGCGGGCAGAACCTGACCAGGTCACGATTGACACACCCGACGGAAACTACTGGATCATGGGGACGACCATCCGCCATGACGACCAACCCATCGCCTGTCTTAACCTCAAGGTTTCCAAGCTGCACCTGAGTGTGATTACGGAGCGCCTGGTGCTCCGCAACCTTCTGGTGACGCTGGCCGGACTCGCGTTCCTGATCCTGGTGATCCACATCTTTTTCCTCCGGAGTATTCGCAAGCCCGTCAAGGAGATGATTCGGGTCATAGATTCTGCGGAAGGGAAATCTCTGCAGGCGCGCGCCCGCGTGCGAAGCCAGGATGAGATTGGGCAACTGGCTGAAAGGTTGAATCGCATGCTGGCGCGGATTGAAAGTTTTAGTGCAGAGCTTGGGCAAAAGGTCCAGGACGCCACGGCGGAACTTGCCAGCCGCAACGAGGACTTGAGACGCATAAACGAGGAATTGTTTGAAACCCAGAAGACCCTGGCGCGCTCTGAGCGTCTGGCGATCGCCGGGCAATTGGCCGCAGGGCTCGCGCACGAGATTGGCACCCCTCTGAACTCGATTTCCGGCCACGTTCAACTCCTGGCTCGCCAGGGAGTGGGAAGCGCAGCCGGCGCGCGGCGGCTTGAAATCATCGAGCGGCAAATTGATAGCATTGTACGCAGCGTAAAGCAGTTGCTCTCCTGGACCCGCCAGTTTGATCTGCGCCTGGAAAAGGTTGACGTTGCTCAGTTGCTCGAAGACTCGTTGACGCTTTCTTCTCCTGGCCTTCAACACCGCCACATCCATGTGGTAATGAATTGGGCCCGTCACTGCCCGCCGGTTTACGCCGACCCGGGTTATCTTCAACAAGTTTTCCTGAACCTGATCAACAATAGTATGGACGCCATGCCAGCGGGCGGGACTTTGACAACCCGGACTCGTTTTTCTGCTTCTGATCAGGAGAAGACGGTGGCTATCGAGGTGGAGGATACGGGTGTCGGCATTACACACGAAACTCTGCAGCGCATCTTTGAGCCGATGTTCACAACCAAGAGGCTGGGGACCGGGGCCGGCCTGGGTCTCGCCATCTCAGATCAGATTATTCGTCAGCATAGAGGAAGCATCCGGGCTGATAGCGAACCCGGGCGCGGCACCAGGTTTACCATTGTCTTGCCGGTGGATTGCCGTGAGCTGGTTGAGGTAAAAGCCGGCCCGCAGCGCGGTTCGAAAGTTGAATCGCCGGTATAG
- a CDS encoding sigma-54-dependent Fis family transcriptional regulator, translated as MANRNVKILVVDDDPDTRDLLSEVLEGEGYQVVVASGAKEALAAGKEAPFEVILSDIRLGPELSGLDVLRAFKSIQPDSEVILITAFGSMETAIEAVKAGAFDYLSKPFKIEDVLNCVRRALESRNLVRETRNQAPSADAPAPLSSLVGRSPSMLEVYKKIGMVADSRAIVLITGESGTGKELVARAIHANGPRVQQRFLAVNCGAFTESLLESELFGHVRGSFTGASVNKVGIFEDANGGTVFLDEVSEMSPALQVKLLRTLEAQEVRPVGSNQSVRVDVRMIAASNQNLADLVSEGSFREDLYYRLRVIEIDLPPLRERAEDIPLLVAHFLQKLAAESGRTLNLAPEALSALIAYPWPGNVRELLNTLESVAALNRSGVITLQDLPAKLEPGSDEARGAALLFAGLPSLEELGRRYLNYVLKMTGNNKSHAADILGISRNTLYRMTNRLPLEDDKP; from the coding sequence ATGGCCAACCGAAACGTAAAAATTCTTGTGGTCGACGATGATCCCGACACCCGGGACCTGCTTTCTGAAGTTCTAGAGGGGGAAGGCTATCAGGTGGTCGTGGCCTCTGGAGCAAAAGAGGCCCTGGCGGCGGGCAAGGAAGCTCCGTTTGAGGTGATTCTGAGTGACATCCGGCTGGGGCCGGAGCTGAGCGGTCTGGACGTGCTACGAGCTTTCAAGTCGATTCAGCCGGATTCAGAAGTCATCCTGATCACCGCCTTCGGATCAATGGAGACGGCTATTGAAGCAGTCAAAGCGGGCGCCTTCGATTACCTTTCAAAACCTTTTAAGATCGAAGACGTATTGAACTGTGTTCGGCGGGCGCTTGAAAGCCGCAACCTGGTACGCGAAACGCGTAATCAGGCTCCTTCAGCCGATGCTCCGGCGCCGCTTTCCTCGTTGGTAGGCAGAAGCCCCTCCATGCTGGAAGTTTACAAAAAGATCGGAATGGTTGCCGACTCCCGGGCCATAGTTCTGATCACTGGAGAGAGCGGGACAGGCAAAGAGCTGGTCGCGCGCGCCATCCACGCCAACGGGCCCAGGGTGCAGCAGCGCTTTCTGGCCGTAAACTGTGGCGCGTTCACTGAGTCCCTCCTGGAATCTGAACTGTTCGGCCACGTTCGTGGATCATTTACAGGCGCCAGCGTGAACAAGGTCGGGATCTTCGAGGATGCCAATGGAGGCACGGTATTCCTGGACGAAGTTTCGGAGATGAGTCCGGCCCTTCAGGTCAAATTACTGCGGACGCTGGAAGCGCAGGAAGTCCGGCCTGTGGGGTCGAACCAGTCTGTCCGGGTCGATGTCCGCATGATTGCGGCTTCAAATCAAAATTTGGCTGACCTGGTGTCGGAAGGGAGCTTCCGTGAAGACCTTTATTACCGGCTACGCGTGATTGAGATCGATCTCCCGCCCCTTCGGGAGCGCGCGGAAGATATTCCGCTGCTGGTAGCGCACTTTCTTCAGAAGCTGGCTGCTGAATCCGGCCGAACACTCAACCTGGCTCCCGAAGCGCTTTCAGCCCTGATTGCTTATCCCTGGCCAGGTAATGTAAGAGAACTGCTGAACACGCTGGAATCCGTCGCCGCTCTTAACCGCTCCGGCGTGATCACTCTCCAGGACCTGCCCGCCAAGCTGGAACCCGGCAGCGACGAGGCCAGGGGCGCGGCCCTGCTGTTTGCGGGACTGCCGTCGCTTGAAGAACTCGGCAGGCGCTACCTGAATTACGTGTTGAAAATGACCGGCAACAACAAGTCTCATGCTGCTGACATCCTGGGAATCAGCCGCAATACGCTCTATCGAATGACCAACCGCCTGCCCCTGGAAGATGATAAGCCTTGA